CCGGCCGTACTTTATGAGCAGAGGTTCGCCCCCTACATATTTAAATGCGCGCACCGGGCTCGATACACCACCCACTAAATATCTTTTGGCCTGATTAAAGATTATCGAATTTTTCTTTTTTTTAGCCATTTTGCTATATCCTTTGCGTGGTAGGTAATTATTAAATCCGCGCCGGCGCGTTTAATTCCCGTAAGTATCTCCATAACCAATTTTCTCTCTAACTCTGTACTCTGTGCTCTGTACTCTGTACTCTTGCAATACGCTTTGACCATCGTATATTCGCCGCTTACATTATAGGCGGCCAAAGGCCGGTAAAATCTATCGCGCGCTTCCTTAATAACGTCGAGATAGCCGAGCGCGGGTTTGATCATTACGATGTCCGCGCCTTCTTTAATATCAGCTTTTATCTCTTCTATCGCGGAGGTTCTATTTGCAAAATCAAGCTGATATGCCCTCCTGTCTCCGAACGCAGGGGTTGAATCTGCCGCTTCTCTGAACGGTCCGTAGAAATTGGAGGCGTACTTCGCCGAATACCCCATGATCTTTGTATTCCTGAAGCCGTTTTTGTCCAACGCTTCTCTTATTGCCAGCACTTGATTTTTCGCCATGGCCGAAGGCGCCACGTAATCCGCGCCGGCTCTCGCGTGCGATAAAGCCATCTTCGAGAGTAATTCCAGCGTTTTCTTATTATCAATTTTAACTTGTGACCTTGTGACCTGGCGACGTGGTGACTTTAAGATGCCGCAATGTCCGTGCGACGTGTAGGCGCAGAGGCAGATATCGGTCATCACAATTAGGTCCGGGAAATTAGCCTTTAACGCTTTCACGGCCCGCGCGACTATATTATTTTCCTCATAAGCGGCCGAACCGGCATTATCTTTTTCTTTGGTGAGGCCGAAAATCAATACCGCGCGTATTCCGAGCTTTACCAATTCACGCGCTTCCTTAATAAGGGTATCCGGTGAGAATCTATAGATGCCCGGCATAGATTTTATCTTTTCGCGCAGATTTTTCCCGTCTTTTACAAACAAAGGATAAATAAGGTCTTTAGTTATGTCTTGCATAGTTTACGACCTCTCCCACCACAAGCACTGCCGGCGGCTTTACTTTCTTGCTCCTTGCTTCTTTTATTACCGTTCCTACCGTCGCTTTTATAAGACGCGCGTTTCGCGAAGTGGCCCGTTCGATAAAAGCGCAAGGCACGGAATCCGGCCTGCCGCTTTTTTTGAGCGCCTTGACAATATTGGATATGTTGGCTACACCCATCAGATATACAAGCGTATCGCAATGCGGAGCGTCGATCTCGGCGTCTTTATCACTTTTCCTTCCCGTCAACACTGCAAAAGACTGCAGCCTGTTCTTTACCGTAAGCGGTATGCCGAAACTCTCCGGCCCTGCGATGGCAGAAGTAATGCCGGGCACGATTTCCGTTTTTATCCCCCTGCCCGATAGATACTGGGCTTCCTCAATCCCCCGGCTAAAAACAAAGGGATCTCCGCCCTTAAGGCGCACTACCCGCTTATATATGAGGGCATTGTCATAGAGCAGCTTGTTTATTTCATCCTGCTCTTTAAGGTGCA
This DNA window, taken from Candidatus Omnitrophota bacterium, encodes the following:
- the cobA gene encoding uroporphyrinogen-III C-methyltransferase; translation: MKNKTGTVYIIGAGPGDPDLISVKGLKILKKADCVLYDFLSNKSLLRNTKKNTVKICVGKKDGLHLKEQDEINKLLYDNALIYKRVVRLKGGDPFVFSRGIEEAQYLSGRGIKTEIVPGITSAIAGPESFGIPLTVKNRLQSFAVLTGRKSDKDAEIDAPHCDTLVYLMGVANISNIVKALKKSGRPDSVPCAFIERATSRNARLIKATVGTVIKEARSKKVKPPAVLVVGEVVNYARHN
- the hemB gene encoding porphobilinogen synthase; this encodes MQDITKDLIYPLFVKDGKNLREKIKSMPGIYRFSPDTLIKEARELVKLGIRAVLIFGLTKEKDNAGSAAYEENNIVARAVKALKANFPDLIVMTDICLCAYTSHGHCGILKSPRRQVTRSQVKIDNKKTLELLSKMALSHARAGADYVAPSAMAKNQVLAIREALDKNGFRNTKIMGYSAKYASNFYGPFREAADSTPAFGDRRAYQLDFANRTSAIEEIKADIKEGADIVMIKPALGYLDVIKEARDRFYRPLAAYNVSGEYTMVKAYCKSTEYRAQSTELERKLVMEILTGIKRAGADLIITYHAKDIAKWLKKRKIR